A segment of the Populus nigra chromosome 12, ddPopNigr1.1, whole genome shotgun sequence genome:
cattttaatttataattaatgattATTAATGAATATGACTCATTGGATTCCTAATATGTTAACCCAAATattaattctaattctaattaaatagaattaaacaatttaatttattatcaattaaataattgattaatttatatttaaagatcaaagGTATCGTCTAGCACTGTGTCATGAttccttaaatattaaaaaagttattagtggTTAGACTAACTTTTCAGTGActagtttaatttcttagtataattaatatttttaaatctcattattttcaaatctcattttaccttggtcaatgatttctcagttaatactattttgaaaacaaacggaatattttctctaattcaccTAAGGTAATAAATCTTttcttgattacttaaataccttcatatagttcatattATAACTAATGTTTGTCATTTTATTACCtcaattaagataacatgtaatggaattaaaacataacattttctatataagatgACTTAGCGATCTaaagtctaaggatcacttacacaaccgtcACGTGAGTCTTCTTATAGACATAGGTGATCTCTTCATATGGAATTCTCATGCGGGTTAGTTCATTGTACATGTTTTATGacaaacacctacatattagttctagatattttttatacctcagcttatgagagcaattatttcatttcataataaaaagTACATAATATGTACAAGTCTTTACGGCTCTAATgaatttttagtatttaaaagaGCATCGATCAGGAATATTTTAGGAACGATGCTTTGATGTAATATGAATCTCATAATTGTAAcaactttataaatttttttatatagcatTTTTGTctcatatattttatcttttactatatattcattaatctaatattatataaatattaaaaataaattaaatctttattaataataaatatatatttacatgaagataataataacaaccAACTTGCtacataacatattaaattaataattttggaAGCAAGGAAATCAAACATTTCAATGGAACAAAACTTGCCTGGCATCCCTCAAAGTTGCAATGGTGGTTacattgaatttatatattttacccTGCCATCTGAAACAGTTAtacaaatttctttatttttttaatgtctgtTCTTCAAATCATGCATTTTCTGCTTTCCCTCTTCAACAATTTCTGCAGCCGAAGATTTCTGAGAAACCACTGATTCCTTCATTTCCATTAACTTTAATTGCATGTCCGCTTCAATTCTAGCTTCTTCAAATGTGAACTGTGACAGCTTTGATTCCTCTACTTGTAATGCTAGTTTCTCTCTCTCAAGTATTGCCAGGAAATCAGGATTTTCTTTGTGAAAATTTTCAAGTTCAGATTGAGCAGTTTCTTTTGAAGACCCCATAAAAGAAATATCATGTCGTTGAGTTCAGCGAGAAGTTGCTTCATATCTCGCAGAATCAGGGTTTTTATGTCATCCCCCGAATAATGACAGATCAGAATGTCGACAGTTCTCTCCATGTCACTCAGTTGAGTAATATTATCTAAATTGGACGttattaattattcatatatCTTCAAAGCTTCTTCCATTGCTGTTCAGAATTTACAGCTCGGTTACAGCTCTGTTGACAAGTGGTGTCCCTTTTTGTAATGGCACCCTGCAAAAGAACTACATAAGATTCTAACAGTGAAAAGGGATCCCAAGGAAAGAGAGTCTATGATGCTCAGAAAGAAGATGATATCATGTAGAGTTCATCTCAGAGTGGCAATAGCATGGATTGAAGAAATAACGGGCAACATTCAACACTGTTCACAAATCCAGCAAACCTTGCTATGAAATAGACTGAACTTCACAGTGTGACGTGAAATGGAAGGTAATATAGCCAAAGATCTACAGTGCCTCCTCAGACGGTCCTAAGGATATCTATAGGATCTCGCCAGGTGACAAACAATAAATCTTGTTTTCAACTCATTAATCTTCAGCTTTGGGGTCTAAAATTTCTTTAGTTTTCTATTGTTAGTTTCAGTCTCCTTGTAATTCTAGGAGTTGCTTTTTAAGTCCTGCCACTGTTGTATATGTTTGATTCTTCATTTATGCTGGAGTACCCATTACTTAACACGCAAGACATGGATTTGATGCTTGGGCACTTGAAATCTGGTGGGGAAAATGCAGGAATTTTTTACAAATAGCCAAGACTGACATGGAAATGAAAGTGGTTCATGGGTATGGATATCCAAGTCCAAGCTGCATGCTTGTATTTTGAAATGATCCCAAATTCCTAAAGATTTTGACGTTTTGCTGATTATGAAATTCATTCattttccaaaaagaaactGATTGAAAAATGGACCTTCAAAGGATGGTTGCTCTCCCATTATTGCATCATCTATCGAACGTGAAGCATTATCACAAGGTAATGGAGTTCTATGGACCTATTTTGAgcgtccccccccccccccccccaccccctaACACTAATGGATAGCGCATACGAGGAGGAATCACTCTATATCTCTGAAGGAATGGGGCTGCATTGGGATCATTCTCATGACAGTGTagcaaattaattttgttaatctTCCACCAACCATCCTTTTTCAAGGAAGAAGTTACTGAAACATTACATCCCTCCCTCAGTGATGGCCTacgtaatttgtttttctttcctcttgaCTTGTTGGCTCCCTCTTTACTACATACCATGCTGACAGTACATATTCCACCCTTGTTCTTATCCTTTCTTGAAGTTCTGGTTCTCCATTGAAACCCAACAGCCTTCGCATAAGATTTCAGATGCGGCACCAGTGCTTGCAAACTACGAAAAACCTGCCCATCATACGATGATTGTGTTAAAGGATTTTCAGTTCTATTAGGAAAAGATGAGTGAccagcttcttctttttctttcccctcCTCCTCATcgatcttcttcttcctccacacCCGACCCATCATTTGACGTTGATAGATGCGGTCGCTCAAGGAATGGGGTAGCATTCAGACCAATCTCATGACCAATCTGAAAATTTTTGATCCTCCACCAACCATCCTTGTCCAAGCTAGAAGTAATCCCCACATCACACCCGACCCTCAGAGAATTTGACCTTTTTCCCCGAGACTTGGCAGTGCCCTCTTTACTACATACTACGCGGACACCGCATATTAACCATTCTTATCCTTTCTTGAAGTTCTGGTTCTCCATTGAAATCCAGCAACCTTCGCATAAGAACGCAAATTCTTAAGCAGTACATGTAAATTGTAAACTACCAAAAGCCTGTCCATCAAAAGGTGGTTCCATTAGAGGACAATCtgcttcctcttctttctcctcctcctcatgACCTGATCTCTGCTTCTGAAGAAATGGGATTAGAACGACATCATATTGGATTGAACATGTTTAATAAGTTTGTTTATGATCCTTGCATGGAACAACTAGCATTCTCAAGAATGATGTGATCAAAACAGCACACCAATTAATATTACCAAAGATGctgaaaaaaacgaaaaaacaaaaagcacatgaataaaacaaatatcaaaagagaaaaaagtagAGCAGCAAAAGGGCAAGTAAAAACCTACATTACATGTCATTCCAATTTGAGAAATACAacgttgaatgttgttttgtttGCTCAGAAGGCAAGAAGTACTACAAGGTTCACAATTACATGTATTTGCtaaacgaaaagaaaaaaaaatcatttgaacaAAACCCTTTTGGCGTCCATCAAAGTCGCGTTAATGGTTGCATTTACTTTACTCAtttcatttctcttttggaAACAACTGTACTCTGCCTTCTTGATGCTTTCCTCTATATTCTTGAGCTCTTCCATTTTCTGCTTTCTCCTCTCAGCCCTCTCAGCTGCTGAGGTTTTCTGAGAAAGAACAGATTCTTTCTTTGCCATTAGTTTTTGGATTTCCAGTTCAAGTATAGCTTCTTCACTTGTGAGCTCTGAAAGACGTGATTCGTCAGCTTGTAATGCCAGTTTCTCTCGGTTTAGCTTAGCTGGCAGATCAGGATTTTGTTTGTGAAGGGACTCGCATTCAGATTCGGCAGATTTGATTGAAGACAAGAGAGATGGGATCTTATTTTTGAGGCCAGTCAGTTGTTTCCTTAGATCTCCCAGAATGGGGGTCTCTAACGCATCGCCTGAATGATGATAGATTGTGTCAACAGTTCTCTCCATGTTGTTCAATTGATCAGTTTCATAGATGGACTCTATTGACATGTCCATGTATTGTTTAAGCTTCTTTCTCTGTTGTTCAACATTCACAGCTGGGCCATGGTTCTGTTGAGGAGTGAAGTCACCTTCTCCAATGGCATCCTGCAAAAGAAATACATAAGATTCTAACAGTAAAGCAAAGTGCTTTGGATCAAGACAGTAGGGACTGAGTTCTGGATAATCTTGGGCTACAAATGAATCATGATTAGAAAATGCCCATCTGTTTGTCTTTGATCACCATGGTGCTCTTACATTTATCAGGTGCAGATGGAAAGAAATAACAGATAGAATTCAATTTCAACGGTGATCAGGCACCAGATGATCTTGTTGAACAAATTGCTACATAGTGTAGTGAAGTGCTGCCTACAACGGAAAGCTAAGGCTTTCTCAGTTAATACTCAAGATAATTTGTATCTCAAATTGTTCTCCAAAGCTTATGCTGTTTCTTTTATtcattcttttgaaaaaaataaagaataccTGATCATGCTCGGTGTTTACGGGATCTTCAGAGGATGGATACTCTTCTAATGTCATGTCATTCTATCaaggcaaaataaaatttcaagttcaGTTTCCAAATCACTTCATCATGGACTTAAATGGCTAAGTTGAAAGAAATGTTTACTTCATCAGCAGAGGGCTTCTGATGTCGCAACTTTGTCAAAGGCAgatcaacatcatcatcatcatcatcttcttcttcttcttcttcatcatcatcatcatcttttgatgatgatgattcttCGCCATCTTctacttcttttccttttccttctttattaGAAGGCAGATTTTCTGATGATGACGAAGATGATTCTTCCTCTTCTACTTCTACTTCTACTTCTACTTTTCCTCCACCTCTTCCTTCGGGGGATGGTTCTAAAAGTGCTGAAACCATTCTTGCTCTACGCTTTGGAGCTGtccaaataaattatcataccAACACTAACAGTTGAGTAACAGAACTCTAAAATGTACTTGAAAAGAGGGGAGGGGAGCTGTAAGATACCTCTTTGCAACTTCTGAGTGCGTGTTGCATGGCGTTTCTTATGCATCTTCCTGGGACCATTTCCAAACTTGGAAACAAAATGTTTCTTTGCCTCAGAGACATATGAAGCAACATTTGCCCAGCACCATAACCACCAAAAATCAAAGGCATGATCTGAAGATGGGAACCAATGAATCTGATTTACCTGTGACATCGCAGACTTTCTGATGAAATAGTCCTTCTCTGCATGCTTAAGAACATTAGCAGCAACAGTGTTCCTAGAATGCCAAGGCTGGTTGATAGTTTGGTAGAAAGGGACAGGAACTGATTGGAGGTGTCCAAGTTGCCTAGCAAACTGATTTGGGGAGTAAGGTTCAAGGAAAAATGAAGGAGGACTAAAATATGCTGGTAAATCTCGAGCAATGAGAACTGCTTTCCAGGCATCCTTTTCATCTCTAGTGTGTTTCTGATGAAGCGTGAAAGTACGGAACCAGTCAGCACCAAATTCCCTTTTAAGAAATGGGTTCCATTCCTCTCCTTGGCGTTTCCTTTTGTTGTCAGTCAAATAGTTGAAACATTCCCCGAAAGTTTTCTCGCAATGAACCTGGCTGAAAATTATGTAATCCCCATATGAGTATATGCTATTAAATTTTTGTTGCCTTGGGCTTTGAAGATGTGTAGAAATACTACTAGCTGCAATAGGATTAAAATAAGCCTGCGCCCATAGCACCACCAGCCATAGAGGCCCACTCACATGTTCACTGAAATCTGATCTGAGAATGTTGCCTAGGCAATTATAGGCAAGGCCAAGTAAGAAGGGGGCAAGCGCTATTGGACCCTTTGCATGAAAGATGGTCTCAGCCACACATTGAAAGCCCTTCAGAACCATGACTGAGCGATTGCAAACAACAAACTTGCATATCCAGTACAAGTAGAAAGCCATTTCCTCTTGTTCTTTATCTCTGAGCGCCATAGCTCTAGTCACAAAATTGCCGTAACTAGATACACCAATCCCTAGATAAGTGTTCTTTACATCTGGCGGGTCAGTCCCTAATGTAGATAACTCAATGCCAACTGGGGAACAACTGGTGATTGCGACCACATCCTCCATTGTTATGCCCATCGGACCTTCAGGGAGGAGGAAAGCATTGCAACTTTTGTCCCAAAAACACATGAGTGCAGACATGAGAGGACTGTCAAAGGAAATGAGACGTGTAGACAGCATAATCGCTTCATAAATTCGGAGGTCACGCCATTTCTGTTCAAGTCTCTTTTCCAACTTCTTAACCCAATTACAGTAAGTTTCATCTGGTAGATGCCATCCAACAATTGGGCTGGAATTTTTGCACCAACTATGCCACGAAACCAAACTTGAGAAATTCTGCACCAGAattttggctttctcagaaggGTAATATTTAGACAACCTTGCAGCCACAGGTTTGTTATCTTCTTCAACAGATGATGGCGAATCAAAACACGGACCAAGCTTGTAACACCGAGCCGAACCCGAACCCGAACTCAATGAAGTGGCTGTGTCATGTGATTCATAAGCCTGCTGAACCTCAAGATTAGCAGCACCTGAAACCAGTGCCAATTCCTGAATTTCACCGCAATCACCTACTAGGCTAGGTACTGTACAAATCCTTGAAATCTTTGAATTATTAACCATAATTCAGTTCGCACCCTTTCTCCCCCTTTGTACGGCAAGAAAAGAATCCGctaaaatcacatcaaaatacgCTTCACTTGGAGTTACTAATACTATTCTGATTCCGATCCAGTCCAAACTAGCATTTAATTTACATGAAATCAAGCCTGCTGTAATAAATAATTGATGTTACCAAAACAAAATCCCCATTTCATCTATGATTCCAATTCTTATTTTCTACGAAGAAAAAGAGATTCCCACTTCAATATCTCAAGTTCTTAAGTGAACCAAACTTATAGCAAATTAACATGGGAAATCAGTAGTCTATAAACCAGTGTGATAATcattaaagaaaaggaagagagaagaTTCTTGACCTGGAATAGTGGAGATGGCTGGTCAGCTAGATGAAGGAGAAACACGGGTATAGGCAAATACAGTGCTGCATTAAAGGGCACTTCTTGCTGAAAAAGTAGAGTATAGAAGTGAAGAAGAAGGGGAGACTTGCTAGGGGTTGGGGTTTAGATTTTACAGACCCTATTAAGTGGAGATAGAGTAATCGTTGGGGGTGGAGAAAGACTCCACTTTTTTCACCAAGTCGAGCAAACCCAATTTTTTTCAGTTAAATACAGTTtgaaacttaaaattaatatgtagaCAAACGGGCACTTTGTTCTTAGATTTCCTTCCCACCTATTTTTGGAAGTAATATCAACACATTCAATGATTTTCATTAGACGTGTTTTAAAAAGTTTACTCAcatataatatttgtattttttttaattatatttaatctattaaaatcaaataatatatatagtacagataataatgaataaaaaaaactaaaaaaaaatatcattggtcCTCAATCCagatacattatattttttttatttttatatttgatattttatggattgtgtatttatttttattttatttaaaaacattttggttTCAAAAGTTTTGTTTGTAGACTTCTTTgttaagtaaaaacaaaaataaaaaagacttgtCTCATTGTTGAAAGGTAAAAGAAGGTAATTAGAATTTAATGGTGGTGGAAGGTATAAAAATTAGCAATATAAATCTAACTCATAGATATCTATAATATTCACACACAAAAATTAGCCAAGCTTATTATATTCAATTcactcaaataaaatatatatatatatatatatatatatatatgatttataatttgtaaaatattaaaaattaaattaaatacaattatAATTCAAACTCAACCAAACTATATCAATAAACTTCACtaattttcatacaaaaatgTCTACACTAATTCAATATTAAGACAAATggttacaaaatattttagttaaaatgtttttatattctttttaaaatattatttttttatatatatgtgtattaTCGAGCTTTCCAGCTCATTTTATTCCATTGACAAATCAAGATCAGTATACACGTCAAAATGCTGACGGTTTCTATATATAAGATGCGATAAGATCggataattttaaatcatctagaaattaaaaactaatatttaacttatatgtatatattaaaatgcATTATAGCGATATGAAAGGTATATTCAATATATGAAAGGTATATTCttaatatacattaaaaaaaaaaaactaatttgtaaTTGATGTTTGCGTGATATAATTGTTCAATCAtgctcatatttttaattataagtgcaataaaaaatatataacaagcACGTCTTAGACAGgactataaatatattatatattataatatataaaataagaaataggattttatattattattgaaaaacatttcaTGCAtgatagtaaaaatatattataattacatAACTGGTAAGAAGAGAACAGCGTATATTCAAACTGACTGCACCATTATTCAATTTAcctttggttttttcaattgacTCCATTTTGACTGGGTGAAGGAAGCAACAAAGAACAAGATTATTGTACCAAATCCACCATTTGTGCATTATATATAGGACTTGTCAACTCAGAAAAGAGattgaataaataatttcaatccAGTcctaaaattacataaattcaATCAAGATTTTCATAATTCAAATGATTTGGACTCAAATTAGGAAAATTAGAAAGTTGGAGGGCTTACAAATTCAGTTATGTAGACAACTTaactcatgaaaaataaaaaataacatcaagtGCAAATGCACTGAACTAGATTAAAGTACCCAGATAGTCTTTAGAGTTATTAAACGTGACATAGTATATTGGGTCCCACCAGGACATAGGATCGAggcatgaattttattttttctgattttattatttaatattaattatttaaaaaaatatttgttttataatcttttttaaaaaaattctattaacTTAGATTTGGCTGGTTACTCGAGACAACTCGTTTTTTATTGTCTAGCtaagttatatatatgtttattttgttaattcgAGTTGACTCgtgttaattatttattttttttattaaattttatcttttcatctttaattcattgaaaattaaacaatattgttttttttactcttgaaaaaaagattttcttatttaatttatcgAGGTCGCTTTTTTCTGTTCATTTACTatagttgtttatttttttatttaattaaaataaaatcaatttaatttactaTACTAGTTAGAGTTATAATCCCAGtcgtaattgtttttaaaaaaacaatactttcGACACcataacatcatttttttattaaaaaaataatatggtatTTACCAAAAATGCAAGTGAATGTTGCACTATCTTCAGCTAGCTACCATGTCTCTGAAGGCTCTATCAATCATAAAACTATTCTTCCTGTTGATGCTGAGagctataattttgaaaatcattGACATCTTCATTTGCTGTCACACCCACTTGAAATCTCTTCCTGCTTTTCCAAGCAAACTAGTTAGTTGCTGCAgcattgttaaattaatttccttcTCCATTGACAGTACCCTCCACCTTTTGAAGTAAGATAAGGTGCTACATAATAACCTAGTTTGTAACTAAAATTGTACATTAAACCTAACTTGATCCTCTTCCCACCACTATAAAAACCTCACTCTATCCCTTCCTTACACACATCATCGACACTTCAACGATCGATCGAGCTTATTTTGCATTGGTATTTTAGTGTTGTTTCAAGATATCAGAGAATATAAAGATGAAGCAACAGTACCACTCACtcttctccttttcatttttccttcttttcctcCATTGTACCACTACCTTTGCTCAGACGTCACCAGCTGCAACCCCAGCACAGGCACCAGCTGTGGTTGTAGCACAACCTCCAGCTGCAACCCCGACACAGGCAGCTCAACCACACGGCATCACAAACGTCACCAAAATCCTTGAGAAGGCTGGCCATTTCACGATCTTTATTCGCCTTTTGAGGTCCACCCAAGAGGAAA
Coding sequences within it:
- the LOC133669974 gene encoding uncharacterized protein LOC133669974, whose amino-acid sequence is MVNNSKISRICTVPSLVGDCGEIQELALVSGAANLEVQQAYESHDTATSLSSGSGSARCYKLGPCFDSPSSVEEDNKPVAARLSKYYPSEKAKILVQNFSSLVSWHSWCKNSSPIVGWHLPDETYCNWVKKLEKRLEQKWRDLRIYEAIMLSTRLISFDSPLMSALMCFWDKSCNAFLLPEGPMGITMEDVVAITSCSPVGIELSTLGTDPPDVKNTYLGIGVSSYGNFVTRAMALRDKEQEEMAFYLYWICKFVVCNRSVMVLKGFQCVAETIFHAKGPIALAPFLLGLAYNCLGNILRSDFSEHVSGPLWLVVLWAQAYFNPIAASSISTHLQSPRQQKFNSIYSYGDYIIFSQVHCEKTFGECFNYLTDNKRKRQGEEWNPFLKREFGADWFRTFTLHQKHTRDEKDAWKAVLIARDLPAYFSPPSFFLEPYSPNQFARQLGHLQSVPVPFYQTINQPWHSRNTVAANVLKHAEKDYFIRKSAMSQVNQIHWFPSSDHAFDFWWLWCWANVASYVSEAKKHFVSKFGNGPRKMHKKRHATRTQKLQRAPKRRARMVSALLEPSPEGRGGGKVEVEVEVEEEESSSSSSENLPSNKEGKGKEVEDGEESSSSKDDDDDEEEEEEDDDDDDVDLPLTKLRHQKPSADENDMTLEEYPSSEDPVNTEHDQDAIGEGDFTPQQNHGPAVNVEQQRKKLKQYMDMSIESIYETDQLNNMERTVDTIYHHSGDALETPILGDLRKQLTGLKNKIPSLLSSIKSAESECESLHKQNPDLPAKLNREKLALQADESRLSELTSEEAILELEIQKLMAKKESVLSQKTSAAERAERRKQKMEELKNIEESIKKAEYSCFQKRNEMSKVNATINATLMDAKRVLFK